In Nicotiana tabacum cultivar K326 chromosome 17, ASM71507v2, whole genome shotgun sequence, one DNA window encodes the following:
- the LOC107776037 gene encoding uncharacterized protein LOC107776037, whose product MVSDSELVDRLREFLSTSDLTTTTTTAVRRKLEEDFGIDLSDKKVFIREQVDLYLESQFQLDQQKNEGEMHEEVDEGPPAEVNDEEEDAVDEEVEEEEEEEEEESEAVTKVKRRSSKKKSEKKNENVKRKAGGFTKVCSLSPQLQKFTGEAELARTEVVKRMWNYIRENDLQEPSNRRNINCDDTLRELFGVDKIDMFQMNKALAKHIWPLDSDGVSTITTSGSVNSTAKEKSSTAKKKRQKQEEDEDSDEPKRKEKRHNSGILAPLQLSDALIKFLGTGESELPRGNVVKRIWDYIKQNNLQDPSDKRKIICDEKLKELFDVDTFTGFGVSKLLTAHFIKAER is encoded by the exons ATGGTATCGGACTCGGAGCTCGTCGACCGGCTGCGTGAGTTCCTAAGCACTTCCGAcctcaccaccaccaccaccaccgccGTCCGACGAAAGCTCGAAGAGGACTTCGGTATCGATTTATCCGATAAAAAAGTCTTCATCCGAGAACAAGTTGATCTTTATCTTGAAAGCCAGTTTCAACTTGACCAGCAGAAAAATGAAGGAGAAATGCATGAAGAAGTTGATGAAGGACCGCCGGCGGAAGTGAATGACGAAGAAGAAGATGCGGTGGATGAGgaggtggaagaagaagaagaagaagaggaagaggaatcTGAAGCAGTTACTAAAGTAAAACGAAGAAGTTCTAAGAAAAA GtctgagaagaaaaatgaaaatgtcAAAAGGAAAGCTGGTGGATTTACCAAAGTATGTAGCCTTTCTCCACAACTTCAGAAATTTACCGGGGAAGCAGAACTTGCAAGGACTGAG GTGGTGAAGAGGATGTGGAACTATATTCGTGAAAATGATTTGCAAGAGCCATCAAATAGGCGGAATATAAACTGTGATGACACATTACGGGAGCTTTTTGGTGTGGATAAAATAGACATGTTTCAAATGAACAAGGCCCTGGCAAAGCATATCTGGCCCTTGGATTCTGATGGTG TTTCCACAATAACAACTTCTGGTTCGGTAAATTCTACTGCGAAGGAAAAAAGTTCTACGGCAAAGAAAAAGCGGCAGAAGCAAGAGGAGGATGAAG ATTCAGATGAGCCAAAGAGAAAGGAAAAGCGGCACAACTCTGGAATTCTTGCTCCACTCCAGCTTTCTGATGCCTTAATAAAGTTCCTCGGTACAGGAGAGAGTGAACTGCCACGAGGCAATGTGGTTAAAAGAATTTGGGATTACATTAAGCAAAATAACTTGCAG GATCCGTCTGACAAGAGGAAAATAATATGTGATGAGAAGTTGAAAGAACTATTTGATGTTGATACCTTCACGGGATTTGGAGTATCGAAACTACTTACTGCACATTTTATTAAGGCGGAACGGTGA